Proteins from a genomic interval of Alosa alosa isolate M-15738 ecotype Scorff River chromosome 8, AALO_Geno_1.1, whole genome shotgun sequence:
- the LOC125299405 gene encoding 5-hydroxytryptamine receptor 1E — protein MEMERYLWESSEVPPNATNCTDVPTGAVFRVPMVTERLVVVVLLGVLTLLTALVNIAVITAICTTKKLHLPANYLICSLAITDLLVAILVMPVSVVYITMTTWALGQAVCEVWLSVDMTCCTSSILHLCVIALDRFWAITKAIEYARKRTALRAAAMVAAVWVISVFISLPPLFWRHRHKATVATQCVIEHDHVGYTIYSTLGAFYIPMTLILVLYYRIYSAAKTLYQKRGSSRHLSGRSTDSQHSLGHCRVVHTFCVSDLSTSDPSMEFDRFNVTIRIPSFEADLDVPDERNQICTLRERKAARILGLILGAFILCWLPFFIKEVLVGLRLVSPSPQVSDFLTWLGYINSLINPLLYTSFNDDFKLAFKKLIRRKGHA, from the coding sequence ATGGAGATGGAGCGGTACCTGTGGGAGAGCTCGGAGGTGCCCCCCAATGCCACAAACTGCACTGACGTGCCGACGGGGGCAGTGTTTCGAGTCCCCATGGTGACCGAGAGGCTCGTGGTGGTGGTCCTCCTCGGGGTTTTGACCTTGCTCACGGCACTGGTCAACATAGCGGTGATCACAGCCATTTGCACGACCAAGAAGCTCCACCTGCCCGCTAACTACCTCATCTGCTCGCTGGCCATCACCGACCTCCTGGTGGCCATCCTGGTGATGCCCGTCAGCGTAGTCTACATCACCATGACGACGTGGGCGCTGGGCCAGGCGGTCTGCGAGGTGTGGCTGAGCGTGGACATGACCTGCTGCACCTCCTCCATCCTGCACCTGTGCGTGATCGCGCTGGACCGCTTCTGGGCCATCACCAAAGCCATCGAGTACGCGCGCAAGAGGACGGCCCTGCGGGCCGCCGCCATGGTCGCCGCGGTGTGGGTCATCTCCGTCTTCATCTCGCTGCCGCCCCTCTTCTGGCGGCACCGCcacaaggccaccgtggccacCCAGTGCGTCATCGAGCACGACCACGTGGGCTACACCATCTACTCCACCCTGGGGGCGTTCTACATCCCCATGACCCTCATCCTCGTCCTCTACTACCGCATCTACAGCGCGGCCAAGACGCTGTACCAGAAGCGCGGCTCCTCCCGCCACCTCAGCGGCCGCAGCACGGACAGCCAGCACTCGCTCGGCCACTGCCGCGTGGTGCACACCTTCTGCGTGTCCGACCTCTCCACCTCGGACCCCTCCATGGAGTTCGACCGCTTCAACGTCACCATCCGCATCCCTTCATTTGAGGCCGACCTGGACGTGCCGGACGAGAGGAACCAGATCTGCACCCTGCGGGAGAGGAAGGCGGCACGGATCCTAGGGCTCATCCTGGGGGCCTTCATCCTCTGCTGGTTGCCCTTCTTCATCAAGGAGGTCCTTGTGGGCCTGCGGCTGGTCAGCCCCTCTCCTCAGGTGTCGGACTTCCTCACCTGGCTGGGCTACATCAACTCCCTCATCAACCCACTTCTTTACACCAGCTTCAATGACGACTTCAAGCTGGCTTTTAAGAAGCTGATCAGGCGGAAAGGGCACGCATAA
- the znf292b gene encoding zinc finger protein 292b: MLLCAYAAEVGAKMADEEAEQDCSGQSGCSALIGELRGRLEELSAALKDSVDSPLQSATLYCQAFCQTLVEYAGCWRVEENPLPLVEVYATALLSYAQASTFLSTHCENVSLVPERLSLSYLELLLSLPDNVPESLWQLFQASVQSAYDLLQKNGIVQLHMLSCLSRETGVWNNRTLQNILSNEAPDTEKVHTFLALEGPILLEMRIKHLIKENQRSKAALLAKACSEFLEFEGKGHFKQMYLVSLCSVAEQKPLMEEISKVDCRDALEMICNLESEGDEKGAFTLCSAFLTCQLLQAETYCAWELTLFWSKLLKRLEASDQGFLDRCRQMSKLSKTVFHILFFIKVIQSEVDAVGLPVCIEMCIKALQMESVDGKTKATICKTISCLLPTDLEVKRACQLTEFLIEPTVDSYYAVETLYNEPDQKLEEENLPVPNSLRCELLLVFKTQWPFDPEFWDWKTLKRHCLALMGEEASIVSSIDELNDDEEPAVENDKDHEEFKDVTECFLDTTNELNEMTDEKQKKREIKKLREKGFVSARFRNWQAYMQYCVLCDKEFLGHRIVRHAQTHFKDGQYSCPICAQTFDTKETLEPHVASHVKLSCKERLASMKTTRKLAKSKTSSPAVVALKCKTSENQERKAKIKHSVNGESRQPYSGDAMDIGENGAAAELSEENVCPLPNCRKGFKYFKNLLIHVKDHGDNDEAKRFLEMHSKKVICQYCRRQFVSVAHLNDHLQVHCGVKPYICIQLYCKASFNSNAELVVHSKEHASFKAKCMFPGCGKIFHEAFMLYDHEAQHYITFTCKDAGCGKIFHSQAQLDEHQEEHVQKVVEKEIIDDHATDQACHSDTTTQQLHNHVNSVGQHQHGDELTQSQDTSQCSTVDDDSLQSPEPLKVKHSVENILRTNFGPISADDPLKIKSEPSDPNHYPLQQVPFPDVPMNHQPIMNAHPSHQNQTRPQESHSGPYMYDQIQSVPNTIMPATPSYHGVVENFQQAPLPDLLQGHPQPFTHQPFPSQVHRPHNPDFRRPVLAPYQNISANHMPTVGHAPNSVAVLPGNLPPTSQALPARMAPQSLNENCTVNQMVHPPGTNGQAQPEVEKERHRCAFESCTRTYSSYRSVTKHMKAVHPDFYVQWKLEKKNNRVSTIVSRGFAANGDSNSLPHSHQQGGHRAPLPPQQMKNALGQPLPYSTPCHSSNGPTVSSHAVPLSGQGQALAAEMDNILNPILLSQLGNSVNQMAPLPASHIDTPWHAAQPDNVSHQPQNRCTSQVLMSGLHGVHNNAYPSHLDTAGPSQRTDSHHQNMDRYSLQPHERLPSTHMPPQVAVRQQLIDNKSGEGFHSINGQCFSGNRSVPLDAVSHVTQSNMERVNNSLIPSNLSTDSGPFLSSYRESLNNPVLTEHQRVSVATYAQQPQTNSLSNVKPEERVLETQDKTMPDNHLHGHSNPHGRTEKDSQEGSDNGDAKRKRNRRTKWPAIIRDGKFICCRCFREFQSPKSLGGHLSKRSHCKAFDETDLTADLPSSFLDLLNSPHIMNSPQVAESPQYNINFKESSFEPIPKGPLDPKLFPNVSFPQANSNSYSNNGDQNGEVFKQVLDHSAAPGLYETPVQQQAFQNPCGSYASDGLMLDNTVIQHTGNNQLKTECQPHGENYLQSSDSLFGDELSDPLLTQFLSENQSLSSLNSLPTDQINQILRAETLMKMKEIKDKATIPNASGLSSDGLLSVMANLAQNLMSDPLQLINSSDSQPSSTTVTALCTDPQKDRTEHDVKKRLREQILSGEIHRRNSNSQTPSVESSSSSRPSSASNHAKGINPVAQPLSGSPMTFHNQEKLEVDQKRMTSATVPPVNTTTPLQSCPQLVGVIQTHGVPAAQSVVTEADSKQCPPPSEGPVDVMFDIQRCFERMDLDREDSHTSDPVESSIEPVGNNQILNSLDSNVIAGGDKGLHVPSDFQKPFACDVTDCLYKAMTKDALFKHFSKNHNYTEEMLNQVKKSLKFAPFSCQLCSKTFTRNSNLRAHCQVAHSLSQAEMIKLKIKRQYNKRMESADLPTSPPIQNPSTLGPGYQQQSNCQSVLNPLAELEKIKPECLSAPFAHATASSTMLDRIQNKIVPAGSHLAQQITVNQTVTQAALKSEPTFTGQFSGNHIKMEQQSAGEQIPSHSQLLPGLPGIGTLPASPNLGQVPCSLAPPVASCAAQSPEKKPKPAKARVTKPRTDTPKKAKERKPEADDVFSPYRPYRCVHQGCVAAFTIQQNLILHYRAVHQSSLPQFEINNEGEDDQEQAEEKHEQEDEEPEGEVTPVTEFRCQVKDCSRIFQEVTSLLQHYLQLHKFKLDKAGAFLSSINLGRFQCDQPGCTTYFTAFWKYIAHIDKDHKEAKMPKAEAVEGMFRCDVEGCDCVYTTRSNLLRHTMKKHQDLYKLQLMNQRKIDERVKPISRKPQYSDSDGKENIENNKKVTQKGSDKKRKDSQENHWTKYGKPSLKGKDEAAAMCTKRFPLQYPCMIKGCESVMSSERNALRHYVKHGLSEKYLEEQRSHFIFCKKIPLSRFRRSSTRSEDSEESEDCFAESSDNEDTGPDATGSEFSKLTSEKESTEDPEFSDAKMTTDGSDSSVVVKRKRGRPRKTERRHIPERRSSGRLRTRNRSVNYADNGSDSNISSPAPANEDNADVAAISSFKPMGFEVSFLQFLEKSSGSPKRRASDDSLSDLPLKRTSSIHLKNATVLCKRADPSTYYYKNIQSYAEFRNPEKLASLGNVTFAIDKSFAGVTDLLLKQLHEMRPTVILHK, encoded by the exons ATGCTGTTGTGTGCGTACGCGGCGGAGGTTGGTGCGAAGATGGCGGACGAAGAGGCCGAACAGGACTGCAGCGGACAGAGCGGCTGTAGTGCACTGATAGGGGAGCTCCGTGGACGGCTGGAGGAACTCTCAGCTGCTTTGAAGGACAGTGTGGATTCTCCTTTGCAATCTGCGACACTTTACTGCCAAGCATTTTGCCAG aCGCTGGTGGAGTACGCAGGCTGCTGGAGAGTTGAGGAGAACCCACTGCCCCTGGTGGAGGTCTACGCTACAGCTCTGCTCAGCTACGCCCAGGCCTCCACCTTTCTCTCCACCCATTGTGAGAATGTGTCTTTAGTGCCAGAGAGGCTCTCACT GAGCTATTTGGAACTTCTGTTGTCACTACCAGACAATGTTCCAGAATCCCTTTGGCAGCTGTTCCAAGCTTCTGTGCAG TCAGCCTATGACCTGCTGCAGAAAAATGGCATCGTACAGCTACACATGCTGTCCTGCTTGTCCAGGGAGACCGGTGTGTGGAACAACCGCACGCTACAGAACATCCTCTCCAACGAGGCGCCGGACACTGAGAAAg TGCACACCTTCCTTGCTCTGGAGGGGCCCATTCTCTTGGAGATGAGGATAAAGCATCTGATCAAGGAGAACCAGCGGAGCAAGGCAGCACTGCTGGCAAAGGCCTGTTCTGAGTTTCTGGAGTTCGAGGGGAAGGGGCACTTTAAACAGATGTATCTGGTCAGCCTATGCAGCGTGGCAGAACAGAAGCCCTTAATGGAGGAG ATTTCAAAGGTAGACTGTCGTGATGCCTTGGAGATGATCTGTAATTTGGAGTCGGAAGGAGATGAGAAGGGGGCGTTTACGCTGTGCTCGGCCTTCCTGACATGCCAGCTCCTCCAGGCAGAGACTTACTGTGCATG GGAACTGACTTTGTTTTGGAGTAAACTTTTGAAGCGCCTGGAAGCCTCGGACCAGGGTTTCTTAGACCGATGTCGCCAGATGTCAAAATTGTCCAAAACCGTTTTTCACATCCTTTTTTTCATCAAAGTCATCCAGTCAGAG GTCGACGCTGTTGGTCTGCCAGTGTGCATTGAAATGTGCATAAAGGCTTTACAGATGGAATCTGTGGATGGGAAGACAAAGGCCACCATTTGCAAAACCATTTCATGTCTGCTGCCAACAGACCTGGAGGTGAAAAGGGCCTGCCAGCTCACCGAGTTCCTCATTGAGCCTACAGTGGACTCCTACTATGCAGTGGAGACTCTTTACAACGAACCCGATCAGAAACTAGAGGAGGAGAACCTGCCTGTTCCCAACTCCCTGCGCTGTGAGCTTCTGTTGGTCTTCAAAACTCAATGGCCTTTTGACCCAGAATTCTGGGATTGGAAGACACTGAAACGCCATTGCCTTGCTCTTATGGGTGAGGAAGCATCAATCGTATCGTCAATAGATGAACTCAATGACGATGAGGAACCAGCAGTTGAGAATGACAAAGATCATGAAGAATTCAAAGATGTTACTGAATGCTTTTTAGACACTACAAATGAACTGAACGAAATGACTGATGAGAAACAGAAGAAACGAGAAATTAAAAAACTCCGGGAGAAGGGTTTTGTCTCTGCTAGGTTTAGGAACTGGCAAGCCTATATGCAGTACTGTGTTTTGTGCGACAAGGAATTTCTCGGACATAGGATTGTACGGCATGCACAGACTCATTTCAAAGATGGACAATACAGCTGCCCAATATGTGCACAGACATTTGACACTAAAGAGACACTGGAACCACACGTAGCATCACATGTAAAGCTATCATGTAAAGAGCGTCTAGCTTCAATGAAAACCACTAGAAAATTGGCTAAGTCTAAAACATCTTCACCGGCAGTGGTAGCTCTGAAATGTAAAACGAGTGAAAATCAGGAGCGCAAAGCTAAGATAAAACACAGTGTAAATGGTGAATCCCGTCAACCTTACAGTGGAGACGCTATGGACATAGGGGAAAATGGGGCAGCAGCTGAACTGTCTGAGGAAAATGTGTGTCCTCTACCAAATTGCAGAAAAGGGTTCAAGTACTTCAAAAACTTGCTTATTCATGTTAAGGACCACGGCGACAATGATGAGGCAAAACGCTTCTTAGAAATGCATAGTAAGAAAGTGATTTGTCAGTATTGTCGCCGTCAGTTTGTCAGTGTGGCTCATCTGAATGACCACTTGCAGGTCCACTGTGGTGTCAAGCCCTATATTTGTATACAGCTCTATTGCAAGGCCAGTTTCAACTCTAATGCTGAGCTGGTTGTGCATAGTAAGGAGCATGCTTCTTTTAAAGCTAAGTGCATGTTCCCTGGCTGTGGGAAGATTTTTCATGAGGCTTTCATGCTTTATGATCATGAAGCCCAGCATTACATAACATTTACATGCAAAGATGCGGGTTGTGGAAAGATATTTCACTCACAGGCCCAGTTAGATGAACACCAGGAAGAGCATGTCCAAAAAGTGGTGGAAAAGGAGATCATTGATGACCACGCTACTGACCAGGCTTGTCATAGTGACACTACTACACAACAACTTCACAATCATGTTAACTCTGTTGGCCAGCACCAACATGGGGACGAGCTGACTCAGTCCCAAGACACTTCCCAGTGCAGCACAGTAGATGATGACTCTCTTCAGTCCCCAGAACCTTTGAAGGTGAAGCATTCAGTTGAGAACATTTTGAGGACCAATTTTGGTCCCATCTCCGCAGATGACCCTCTTAAAATTAAATCTGAGCCATCAGATCCAAATCACTACCCATTACAGCAGGTCCCTTTCCCAGACGTACCCATGAATCATCAGCCCATCATGAATGCTCATCCCTCTCACCAGAATCAGACTAGACCACAGGAATCTCATTCAGGCCCATATATGTATGATCAGATTCAAAGTGTACCAAACACCATAATGCCCGCAACCCCATCATATCATGGTGTTGTTGAAAACTTTCAACAAGCTCCTCTCCCTGATCTGTTACAGGGGCATCCCCAGCCTTTCACACACCAACCTTTCCCTTCCCAAGTGCACAGACCCCACAATCCTGATTTCAGAAGACCGGTGCTAGCACCCTATCAGAATATATCAGCTAATCATATGCCCACTGTGGGACATGCTCCTAATTCTGTTGCAGTGCTGCCAGGAAATCTCCCACCAACTTCCCAGGCTCTTCCTGCGCGAATGGCTCCACAGTCTCTGAACGAAAACTGTACCGTCAACCAAATGGTGCATCCACCTGGCACCAATGGTCAGGCCCAGCcagaggtggagaaagagagacaccgCTGTGCTTTTGAGTCATGCACTCGAACTTACAGCTCATACAGGAGTGTAACCAAACACATGAAGGCAGTTCATCCAGATTTTTATGTTCAATGGAAGCTCGAAAAGAAGAACAATAGGGTTTCCACAATTGTGTCAAGAGGCTTTGCTGCCAATGGTGACTCAAATTCGTTGCCTCACTCACACCAACAAGGTGGACACAGGGCTCCTCTTCCACCCCAGCAGATGAAAAATGCTCTTGGTCAGCCACTGCCTTATTCCACTCCTTGTCACAGCTCCAATGGTCCTACTGTGTCTTCTCATGCAGTGCCACTCTCAGGTCAAGGTCAAGCTCTCGCTGCAGAAATGGACAACATTTTGAACCCCATCCTGCTGTCTCAGTTGGGGAACTCTGTTAACCAAATGGCCCCATTACCAGCATCACATATCGACACACCATGGCATGCTGCACAGCCAGACAATGTTAGTCATCAACCACAAAACCGTTGCACTTCTCAGGTATTGATGTCCGGCCTACATGGAGTGCATAACAATGCCTATCCTTCACATTTGGACACAGCTGGCCCTAGTCAGAGAACAGACAGCCATCATCAAAATATGGATCGCTATTCGTTACAACCACATGAAAGACTTCCAAGTACACATATGCCACCGCAGGTAGCTGTCAGGCAGCAATTAATTGATAACAAATCTGGAGAAGGATTTCATTCCATTAATGGACAGTGTTTTTCTGGCAATCGAAGCGTACCGTTGGATGCAGTGAGTCATGTTACTCagtcaaacatggagagggtgaacAACTCCTTGATACCATCAAACCTAAGCACAGATTCTGGGCCTTTCCTGTCCTCATATCGGGAGAGTCTGAATAATCCTGTTCTCACTGAGCATCAGAGGGTTTCTGTAGCAACCTATGCCCAGCAACCACAAACTAATTCTTTATCAAATGTAAAACCTGAAGAAAGAGTTTTGGAAACGCAGGATAAAACCATGCCTGACAACCATTTGCACGGCCATTCAAATCCACATGGTAGAACTGAGAAAGATTCCCAGGAAGGCTCTGATAATGGGGACGCCAAACGAAAGCGAAACAGAAGAACAAAGTGGCCTGCTATTATACGAGATGGGAAGTTTATCTGTTGTCGATGTTTCAGAGAATTCCAGAGTCCCAAATCTCTCGGAGGTCATTTGTCAAAACGATCTCATTGTAAAGCTTTCGATGAGACCGACCTAACTGCAGATTTGCCATCATCATTCCTTGATTTGTTAAATTCACCGCATATTATGAATTCACCACAGGTTGCCGAATCTCCACAGTACAATATCAATTTTAAAGAGTCTTCTTTTGAGCCCATTCCAAAAGGTCCACTTGATCCCAAATTATTTCCCAATGTTAGCTTCCCCCAAGCAAACAGCAACTCTTATTCCAACAATGGTGACCAGAATGGTGAGGTCTTCAAGCAAGTATTGGATCATTCAGCTGCGCCTGGTTTATATGAGACTCCTGTGCAACAGCAGGCATTCCAAAACCCTTGTGGAAGCTATGCATCAGATGGACTCATGCTTGACAACACAGTAATACAGCACACAGGGAATAACCAGCTGAAGACTGAATGTCAGCCTCATGGAGAGAACTACCTTCAATCTTCAGACTCTTTATTTGGAGACGAGTTATCTGATCCTCTTCTCACTCAATTCCTATCTGAAAACCAGTCGCTATCCTCACTCAACAGTCTTCCAACAGACCAGATTAATCAAATACTAAGAGCTGAAACTCTTATGAAAATGAAGGAGATAAAGGATAAGGCCACCATTCCCAATGCAAGTGGTCTCTCAAGTGATGGGCTCCTGTCAGTGATGGCCAATCTAGCTCAAAATCTAATGTCTGACCCACTCCAGCTCATAAACTCTTCGGACTCTCAGCCTTCATCAACTACAGTTACTGCCCTGTGTACTGACCCACAGAAAGACCGCACTGAACATGACGTTAAGAAAAGATTGCGTGAGCAAATCCTCTCTGGTGAGATTCATAGAAGAAATAGCAATTCTCAGACACCTAGCGTGGAATCCAGTTCAAGCTCGAGACCCTCCTCGGCATCTAATCATGCAAAAGGAATTAATCCGGTTGCTCAGCCTTTAAGTGGGTCTCCGATGACCTTTCACAATCAAGAGAAACTTGAGGTTGATCAGAAAAGGATGACCTCTGCAACAGTCCCACCAGTCAATACTACAACACCTCTGCAGAGTTGCCCTCAACTGGTTGGGGTCATACAAACCCATGGGGTGCCTGCTGCTCAAAGTGTTGTGACAGAGGCTGACTCCAAACAGTGTCCTCCTCCCTCTGAAGGCCCAGTTGATGTCATGTTTGATATTCAGAGATGTTTTGAAAGAATGGACTTGGATAGAGAAGACAGCCACACCTCTGACCCCGTGGAATCTTCCATTGAGCCTGTTGGCAATAACCAGATCCTTAATAGTTTAGATTCAAATGTCATTGCTGGTGGTGATAAAGGTTTGCATGTCCCCAGTGACTTCCAAAAACCATTTGCCTGTGATGTCACAGACTGTCTATACAAAGCTATGACAAAAGATGCACTTTTTAAACACTTCAGCAAGAACCATAACTACACTGAAGAGATGTTAAATCAGGTCAAGAAAAGCTTGAAATTTGCTCCCTTCAGCTGTCAACTGTGCAGCAAGACCTTTACTCGTAATTCAAATCTTCGGGCTCATTGTCAAGTAGCTCACAGTCTCTCACAGGCGGAAATGATAAAACTAAAAATAAAGCGTCAGTATAACAAGCGAATGGAAAGTGCTGATTTACCAACCTCTCCTCCCATTCAGAATCCTTCTACATTAGGTCCAGGGTATCAGCAACAGAGTAACTGTCAATCTGTACTAAACCCATTGGCTGAATTGGAGAAAATCAAACCTGAGTGTCTTTCAGCTCCATTCGCCCATGCTACTGCATCAAGCACCATGTTAGATCGGATACAGAATAAGATTGTCCCAGCTGGTTCACACCTTGCCCAACAAATAACAGTCAATCAGACAGTCACACAGGCAGCTCTAAAATCTGAACCAACCTTCACTGGACAGTTCTCAGGAAACCACATAAAAATGGAGCAGCAGTCAGCTGGAGAGCAGATACCTTCACACAGTCAACTCCTGCCTGGCTTGCCAGGTATAGGGACTTTACCAGCATCTCCAAATCTTGGTCAAGTGCCATGTTCCTTGGCACCTCCAGTGGCTTCCTGTGCTGCTCAGTCTCCAGAGAAAAAACCCAAACCCGCGAAAGCAAGAGTGACAAAGCCCAGAACAGACACTCCCAAAAAGGCCAAAGAGAGAAAGCCAGAGGCGGATGATGTATTCAGCCCGTACAGGCCATATCGCTGTGTCCATCAGGGATGCGTAGCGGCCTTCACCATTCAGCAAAACTTAATCCTTCACTACAGAGCTGTTCATCAGTCATCCTTACCCCAATTTGAAATTAACAATGAAGGTGAAGATGATCAAGAACAAGCTGAGGAAAAACATGAGCAGGAAGATGAGGAGCCAGAGGGTGAGGTCACGCCTGTCACAGAATTCAGATGTCAAGTCAAAGACTGCTCGAGAATTTTCCAGGAGGTGACAAGTCTACTACAACACTACCTCCAGCTTCATAAGTTCAAGTTGGACAAAGCAGGTGCATTCTTGTCTAGCATAAACTTGGGCAGGTTTCAATGCGACCAGCCTGGATGCACCACATATTTTACGGCTTTCTGGAAATACATTGCCCATATTGACAAAGATCACAAGGAAGCCAAAATGCCAAAGGCAGAGGCTGTGGAAGGTATGTTTAGATGTGACGTTGAAGGCTGTGACTGTGTTTACACCACCCGATCTAATCTGTTGCGCCACACTATGAAGAAGCACCAAGATCTTTATAAACTCCAGCTCATGAATCAAAGAAAAATTGATGAAAGAGTAAAACCAATTTCAAGAAAGCCACAGTACAGTGATTCTGATGGGAAGGAAAATATTGAAAACAACAAGAAAGTAACTCAAAAGGGTagtgacaaaaaaagaaaggattCACAAGAAAACCACTGGACGAAATATGGTAAACCATCTTTGAAAGGCAAGGACGAGGCCGCTGCAATGTGTACAAAAAGATTCCCGTTGCAGTATCCATGTATGATAAAAGGCTGTGAGTCAGTGATGAGCTCTGAGAGAAATGCCTTGAGGCATTATGTTAAGCATGGTCTATCTGAAAAATACTTGGAGGAACAGAGGAGCCACTTTATTTTCTGCAAGAAAATCCCTCTGTCCAGATTCCGACGCAGCTCAACTAGAAGTGAAGATAGTGAAGAGTCAGAGGACTGTTTCGCAGAGAGCTCTGATAACGAAGACACTGGTCCAGATGCAACTGGGTCTGAGTTTTCAAAGCTCACATCCGAGAAAGAGAGCACAGAGGATCCTGAATTCTCCGATGCAAAGATGACAACTGATGGCTCCGACTCTTCTGTTGTGGTAAAACGTAAAAGGGGACGTCCACGGAAGACAGAGCGCCGGCACATTCCGGAACGAAGGTCGAGTGGTAGGTTAAGAACAAGGAATCGCTCCGTTAATTATGCTGACAATGGCTCAGACTCGAATATCTCAAGCCCTGCCCCAGCAAATGAGGACAATGCAGATGTTGCAGCTATAAGCTCATTCAAACCTATGGGCTTCGAGGTATCTTTCCTCCAGTTTTTGGAGAAGTCCAGTGGTTCTCCCAAAAGGCGAGCTAGTGATGATTCTCTGAGTGACCTTCCACTGAAACGAACGTCCAGCATTCACCTAAAAAATGCCACTGTCCTGTGCAAGCGAGCTGACCCTAGTACCTATTATTATAAGAACATTCAAAGCTACGCTGAATTCAGAAACCCAGAGAAGCTGGCCTCACTTGGCAATGTGACATTTGCAATTGACAAATCTTTTGCAGGTGTAACAGATCTTTTGCTTAAGCAGCTTCATGAAATGCGGCCCACTGTCATTCTTCATAAATAG
- the gjb7 gene encoding connexin 28.8, which yields MNWGFLETLLSGVNKYSTVIGRVWLSILFVFRILVYVAAAEAVWKDETKDFTCNTRQPGCENVCFDHFFPISQVRLWALQLIMVSTPSLLVALHVGYREHREAKYGRKLYANKGSIDGGLLATYIVSILFKTGFEIGSLVAFYLLYDGFSVPKVFQCSQSPCPNTVACFISRPTEKKIFLYIMGCTSIVCIFLNIVEMLYIVFKQCWKYFSQHYVPIEEKRGCQCGKAHVVTDLLGPQATPQAKRASSQLELKQESSPS from the coding sequence ATGAACTGGGGCTTTCTGGAGACTCTGCTCAGCGGTGTCAACAAATACTCcactgtgattggccgagtgtGGCTGTCAATCCTTTTTGTCTTCCGCATATTGGTGTACGTGGCAGCAGCTGAGGCAGTCTGGAAAGATGAGACCAAGGACTTCACGTGCAACACCCGGCAGCCCGGCTGTGAGAACGTGTGCTTCGATCATTTCTTCCCCATCTCCCAGGTGCGTCTGTGGGCCCTCCAGCTCATCATGGTGTCAACTCCGTCCCTGCTAGTGGCCCTGCATGTGGGCTACCGAGAGCACAGAGAGGCCAAATATGGCAGGAAGCTTTATGCTAACAAGGGCAGCATTGATGGAGGCCTACTTGCCACCTACATTGTAAGCATCCTGTTCAAAACTGGGTTTGAGATCGGATCTCTGGTCGCCTTCTACCTCCTGTACGACGGCTTCTCAGTGCCTAAGGTTTTTCAGTGCAGTCAAAGTCCTTGTCCCAACACAGTGGCCTGCTTCATTTCAAGGCCCACAGAGAAGAAGATTTTCCTCTACATCATGGGCTGCACTTCCATCGTGTGCATCTTTCTCAATATCGTAGAGATGTTGTACATCGTGTTCAAACAATGTTGGAAGTACTTCAGCCAACACTATGTGCctatagaggagaagagaggttgTCAGTGTGGCAAAGCTCATGTGGTAACGGACTTACTAGGGCCCCAAGCAACACCTCAGGCAAAGCGAGCGAGCTCACAGTTGGAGTTAAAGCAGGAAAGTTCTCCTTCTTGA